A section of the Helicobacter pylori genome encodes:
- the guaC gene encoding GMP reductase, translated as MKIFDYEDIQLIPNKCIVSSRSECDTTVTLGKHAFKMPVVPANMQTIINDSIAEFLAENGYFYIMHRFDGAARIPFVKKMKERQWISSISVGVKKEEYLFIEELAKQKLASDYITIDIAHGHSNSVIEMIQHIKTHLPETFVIAGNVGTPEAVRELENAGADATKVGIGPGKVCITKIKTGFGTGGWQLAALRWCSKAARKPIIADGGIRTHGDIAKSIRFGATMVMIGSLFAGHEESSGETKIENGIAYKEYFGSASEFQKGEKKNIEGKKIWIQHKGSLKDTLIEMHQDLQSSISYAGGRDLEAIRKVDYVIVKNSIFNGDTI; from the coding sequence TTGAAAATATTTGATTACGAAGACATCCAACTCATCCCTAATAAATGTATTGTGAGTAGCCGTTCAGAGTGTGATACGACCGTTACCTTAGGCAAACACGCATTTAAAATGCCCGTAGTCCCAGCAAACATGCAAACAATCATCAACGACTCGATCGCAGAATTTCTAGCAGAAAATGGCTATTTCTACATCATGCACCGTTTTGATGGAGCGGCAAGAATCCCGTTTGTCAAAAAAATGAAGGAACGCCAATGGATCAGCTCCATCAGCGTTGGGGTGAAAAAGGAAGAATATCTTTTTATAGAAGAGTTGGCCAAACAAAAATTAGCGTCAGACTATATCACGATCGATATTGCGCATGGCCATTCAAATTCCGTCATTGAAATGATCCAACACATCAAAACGCATTTGCCAGAAACTTTTGTGATTGCCGGGAATGTTGGCACACCAGAAGCAGTCCGTGAATTAGAGAACGCCGGTGCTGACGCTACAAAAGTTGGCATTGGACCTGGGAAAGTGTGTATCACTAAAATCAAAACAGGCTTTGGCACGGGTGGTTGGCAACTGGCAGCTCTTAGATGGTGCTCTAAAGCAGCAAGAAAACCGATTATTGCAGATGGTGGTATTCGCACGCATGGCGATATTGCAAAATCAATACGCTTTGGCGCGACAATGGTAATGATTGGCTCGCTTTTTGCAGGGCATGAAGAATCATCTGGAGAAACAAAAATAGAAAATGGTATCGCATATAAAGAATATTTCGGTTCAGCTTCAGAGTTCCAAAAAGGTGAAAAGAAAAATATTGAAGGTAAGAAAATTTGGATCCAGCATAAAGGATCATTAAAAGATACGCTGATTGAAATGCATCAAGATCTACAATCTTCAATCTCCTATGCAGGTGGGAGAGACCTTGAAGCGATTCGAAAAGTTGATTATGTCATTGTGAAAAATTCAATTTTCAATGGGGACACAATCTAA